One Actinomadura viridis genomic region harbors:
- a CDS encoding TetR/AcrR family transcriptional regulator, translating into MTATTRERLLDAAQHLYARRGLDAVSLREINQAAGARNATAVQYHFGDRAGIVRAVFDRHRPDIEARRHALLDAYEAGRRAPGRRGDPAARQEDVRALAGALVRPLAARLEDEGGRDFLRIWAEVINRPGPLAPTAALEDPRDSVYRWRMLVLPLLEADAARLHRRFVAIQHASIALGRRARSGPHTDDRLFVSYLIDVVTAILAAPVSEETRALAAERDAALEDRPPGGSHSSKTASRQAPQTGHVTE; encoded by the coding sequence GTGACCGCCACGACCCGCGAGCGCCTGCTGGACGCCGCCCAGCACCTGTACGCCCGGCGCGGCCTGGACGCGGTGAGCCTCCGCGAGATCAACCAGGCCGCGGGGGCGCGCAACGCCACCGCCGTCCAGTACCACTTCGGCGACCGCGCCGGGATCGTACGGGCCGTCTTCGACCGCCACCGGCCCGACATCGAGGCGCGCCGGCACGCCCTCCTGGACGCCTACGAGGCCGGGCGCCGCGCCCCCGGGCGCCGCGGTGACCCGGCGGCGCGGCAGGAGGACGTGCGGGCGCTGGCGGGGGCGCTGGTGCGGCCCCTGGCCGCCCGGCTGGAGGACGAGGGAGGCCGGGACTTCCTGCGGATCTGGGCCGAGGTGATCAACCGCCCAGGCCCGCTCGCCCCGACCGCCGCTCTGGAGGATCCGCGCGACAGCGTGTACCGGTGGCGGATGCTGGTGCTGCCGCTGCTGGAGGCGGACGCGGCGCGGCTGCACCGGCGCTTCGTCGCGATCCAGCACGCCTCGATCGCGCTCGGGCGGCGGGCCCGTTCGGGCCCGCACACCGACGACCGGCTGTTCGTCAGCTACCTGATCGACGTCGTCACGGCGATCCTGGCCGCCCCGGTGTCGGAGGAGACCCGCGCGCTGGCCGCCGAACGCGACGCCGCCCTGGAGGACCGGCCGCCCGGCGGGTCACATTCGTCCAAGACCGCGTCACGGCAGGCGCCGCAGACTGGGCATGTCACCGAATAA
- a CDS encoding VOC family protein yields MTREDGMTATPRNTFYPLVKYRDPAKAMDWLEQAFGFVPLAAHKDDDGRVVHAEMRYDTGIVMFGAGEPGGPGVYVAVDDPDAHHDRAREAGAEIFRGLSDQSYGSRDYAARDPEGNEWYFGTYRP; encoded by the coding sequence ATGACCAGGGAGGACGGCATGACCGCCACGCCCAGGAACACCTTCTACCCGCTCGTGAAGTACCGCGACCCGGCCAAGGCGATGGACTGGCTGGAGCAGGCCTTCGGCTTCGTCCCGCTCGCCGCGCACAAGGACGACGACGGCCGGGTCGTGCACGCCGAGATGCGCTACGACACCGGCATCGTCATGTTCGGCGCGGGCGAGCCGGGCGGGCCCGGAGTGTACGTCGCCGTGGACGACCCGGACGCCCACCACGACCGGGCCCGGGAGGCCGGGGCGGAGATCTTCCGGGGGCTGAGCGACCAGTCGTACGGGTCACGCGACTACGCCGCCCGCGACCCCGAGGGCAACGAGTGGTACTTCGGGACCTACCGTCCCTGA
- a CDS encoding ARPP-2 domain-containing protein, producing MPSLSLAGLATGPAQAWGSVRLVPLLRDEPVPHLRLHRRVYRDPSIVEVGDGTVYTSFIPHAFVATWQDGDGPAASYGTRLLDKDDAGTGPARMPIRVRRRMARRVARDRLRFLPLHLAVEGYLALHFGGPEIAWEEWSRRALDRGLSPRCEESYLGLHVQGLEDALGVFEIHPGQCGVMIYVADALAGAFVVPHPDDYRALHATLVEDLYGERIYQYGLLRPPLDGMLVRIDDTRVRTPRDLRAEAARFQAEWARFHDEVMAGGLFDPDGTYQEVQYLNGFTLGRFLPSFALRRENHIGEAVTDGEGRIAYLKSFRLSDGQVHRGHLLTRLAAHGWRLADAAPALGTDAAGLALRLERSGFGYLLRQDVLDHYRAQARARSQARARARR from the coding sequence ATGCCGTCCCTGTCTCTCGCCGGCCTGGCCACCGGGCCCGCGCAGGCCTGGGGCTCGGTCAGGCTGGTGCCCCTGCTCCGCGACGAGCCCGTCCCGCACCTGCGGCTGCACCGCAGGGTCTACCGCGACCCCTCGATCGTCGAGGTGGGCGACGGCACCGTCTACACCTCGTTCATCCCGCACGCCTTCGTCGCGACCTGGCAGGACGGCGACGGGCCCGCCGCCTCGTACGGCACCCGCCTGCTGGATAAGGACGACGCCGGGACCGGCCCCGCGCGGATGCCGATCCGGGTCCGCCGGCGGATGGCGCGGCGCGTGGCCAGGGACCGGCTGCGCTTCCTGCCGCTGCACCTGGCCGTCGAGGGATACCTGGCGCTGCACTTCGGCGGACCGGAGATCGCCTGGGAGGAGTGGTCGCGGCGGGCGCTGGACCGCGGCCTGTCGCCCCGGTGCGAGGAGTCCTACCTCGGCCTGCACGTCCAGGGCCTGGAGGACGCCCTGGGCGTCTTCGAGATCCATCCCGGCCAGTGCGGTGTCATGATCTACGTCGCGGACGCCCTGGCGGGCGCCTTCGTCGTGCCGCACCCCGACGACTACCGCGCCCTGCACGCCACCCTCGTGGAGGACCTCTACGGCGAGCGGATCTACCAGTACGGCCTGCTCAGGCCGCCGCTGGACGGCATGCTCGTGCGGATCGACGACACCCGCGTCCGCACCCCGCGGGACCTGCGCGCGGAGGCCGCGCGGTTCCAGGCGGAATGGGCGCGGTTCCACGACGAGGTCATGGCGGGCGGGCTCTTCGACCCGGACGGTACCTACCAGGAGGTCCAGTACCTCAACGGGTTCACGCTGGGGCGTTTCCTGCCCTCCTTCGCCCTACGGCGGGAGAACCACATCGGCGAGGCCGTCACCGACGGGGAGGGCCGGATCGCCTACCTCAAGTCCTTCCGCCTGTCCGACGGGCAGGTGCACCGCGGCCACCTCCTCACCCGCCTGGCCGCGCACGGCTGGCGGTTGGCCGACGCGGCCCCCGCCCTCGGCACCGACGCCGCCGGGCTGGCGCTGCGCCTGGAACGCTCGGGGTTCGGGTACCTGCTGCGGCAGGACGTCCTCGACCACTACCGCGCCCAGGCGCGCGCCCGCTCCCAGGCACGCGCCCGCGCGCGGAGGTGA
- a CDS encoding PIG-L family deacetylase, which produces MKPQLTLMAVHAHPDDEVLGTGGLLARCAEEGIRTVLVTCTNGEAGDDAGGLKPTDDGHDGEEVARRRLAELRASAALLGVDHVELLGHRDSGMVGWETNGHPEAFANVPVETAAAPLAALMERYRPQVVVTYDENGGYGHPDHIQAHRIAVAATESTGIPSKLYYTAVPRSGIVRLMEYLKDSGMDVSGFDLPDDFGVPDEMITSVVDVSAYVERKRKALEAHASQGENIFLLRLPEEAQQMALGSEPFIRHLSRVEAPDHEDDLFAGLRG; this is translated from the coding sequence ATGAAACCGCAGCTCACGTTGATGGCGGTGCACGCGCACCCCGACGACGAGGTCCTCGGCACCGGAGGGCTGCTGGCCCGCTGCGCCGAGGAGGGGATCCGCACGGTGCTGGTCACCTGCACCAACGGCGAGGCGGGCGACGACGCGGGCGGGCTCAAGCCGACCGACGACGGCCATGACGGCGAAGAGGTGGCCCGGCGACGGCTGGCGGAGCTGCGCGCGTCGGCCGCCCTGCTCGGCGTCGACCATGTCGAGCTGCTCGGCCACCGCGACTCGGGCATGGTGGGCTGGGAGACCAACGGGCATCCGGAGGCGTTCGCCAACGTGCCCGTGGAGACCGCCGCCGCGCCGCTGGCGGCGTTGATGGAGCGTTACCGGCCCCAGGTCGTGGTGACCTACGACGAGAACGGCGGCTACGGGCACCCCGACCACATCCAGGCCCACCGGATCGCCGTGGCCGCGACCGAATCGACCGGGATCCCCTCGAAGCTGTACTACACGGCGGTCCCGCGGTCGGGCATCGTCCGGCTGATGGAGTACCTCAAGGACTCCGGCATGGACGTGAGCGGCTTCGACCTGCCCGACGACTTCGGGGTGCCGGACGAGATGATCACCAGTGTGGTGGACGTGTCGGCGTACGTGGAGCGCAAGCGCAAGGCCCTGGAGGCCCACGCCAGCCAGGGCGAGAACATCTTCCTGCTGCGGCTGCCGGAGGAGGCGCAGCAGATGGCGCTGGGCTCGGAGCCGTTCATCCGGCACCTCTCCCGGGTCGAGGCGCCCGACCACGAGGACGATCTCTTCGCCGGCCTGCGCGGATAA
- a CDS encoding class II glutamine amidotransferase, with protein sequence MVGGMCRLFGMTTGGPRVRATFWLLDAPQSLHAQSRRMPDGTGLGWFSLGDEPVRDRAPIAAYENPDFASAARNVVSHTFVSHVRYASSGSISVHNAHPFNMRNRLFAHNGVVQGLDVLDSWLTEVDRALLEGHTDSERVFAYITAEIRRHGDTTAGLVAAVRRIAAELPVYSLNLLLAEARRLWALRYPSPNELWVLEPDLQRPGRHLGAGHEPGSLDLEPAGGARHVPAYVIASERMDEDPDWRLLEPGELLVVDGLRATSMFPFEPPAHPLTTADLSAMEVSSQV encoded by the coding sequence ATGGTGGGAGGCATGTGCCGACTATTCGGGATGACGACCGGCGGACCGCGGGTGCGCGCCACGTTCTGGCTGCTGGACGCCCCCCAGAGCCTGCACGCCCAGAGCCGGCGGATGCCCGACGGCACCGGGCTGGGCTGGTTCTCGCTCGGCGACGAGCCCGTCCGGGACCGGGCGCCGATCGCCGCGTACGAGAACCCCGACTTCGCCTCCGCGGCCCGCAACGTCGTGTCGCACACGTTCGTGTCGCACGTCCGCTACGCCTCCAGCGGCTCGATCAGCGTGCACAACGCGCACCCGTTCAACATGAGGAACCGCCTGTTCGCGCACAACGGGGTGGTGCAGGGCCTGGACGTGCTCGACTCGTGGCTGACCGAGGTGGACCGGGCGCTTCTGGAGGGGCACACCGACTCCGAGAGGGTCTTCGCCTACATCACCGCGGAGATCCGGCGGCACGGCGACACCACGGCGGGCCTGGTCGCCGCCGTACGGCGGATCGCGGCCGAGCTGCCCGTCTACTCGCTCAACCTCCTGCTGGCCGAGGCCAGGCGGCTGTGGGCCCTGCGCTACCCGTCGCCCAACGAGCTGTGGGTGCTGGAGCCCGACCTGCAACGCCCCGGCCGGCACCTGGGGGCGGGGCACGAGCCCGGGAGCCTGGACCTGGAGCCCGCGGGCGGCGCGCGGCACGTGCCGGCGTACGTGATCGCCAGCGAGCGGATGGACGAGGACCCGGACTGGCGGCTGCTGGAGCCGGGCGAGCTGCTGGTCGTCGACGGCCTCCGGGCCACCTCGATGTTCCCGTTCGAGCCCCCGGCGCATCCGCTGACCACCGCGGACCTGTCGGCGATGGAGGTCTCCTCGCAGGTGTGA
- a CDS encoding HAD domain-containing protein: MGSPVVLLDIDGVLNPFKRPHRGYRRHRCSPNGVTFKLWLNSGHGRVLLELAETTGAELAWASYWCDEANVWVCPRIGLPELPFVPIPRYPGITEGGTRGAWKARHVASWAQRRPFVWFEDEPDVTDCVAAEPGVGDHLLVPVDPQVGLTGEHIERAAGWLRSLGG; the protein is encoded by the coding sequence ATGGGGTCGCCAGTGGTGCTGCTCGACATCGATGGAGTGCTCAATCCGTTCAAACGGCCGCATCGCGGCTACCGGCGCCACCGGTGCTCTCCCAATGGCGTCACCTTCAAACTCTGGCTGAACTCAGGGCACGGCCGGGTGCTCCTCGAACTGGCCGAGACGACCGGTGCCGAGCTGGCCTGGGCCAGTTACTGGTGTGACGAGGCCAACGTCTGGGTCTGCCCGAGGATCGGCCTGCCCGAGCTGCCGTTCGTGCCCATCCCGCGCTATCCCGGGATCACCGAGGGCGGGACGCGGGGGGCGTGGAAGGCCCGCCATGTCGCCTCCTGGGCGCAGCGCCGGCCCTTCGTCTGGTTCGAGGACGAGCCGGACGTCACCGACTGCGTCGCCGCCGAGCCCGGAGTCGGCGACCACCTTCTCGTGCCCGTGGACCCCCAGGTCGGCCTGACCGGGGAGCACATCGAACGGGCGGCCGGCTGGCTGCGCTCGCTCGGCGGCTGA
- a CDS encoding GmrSD restriction endonuclease domain-containing protein: MKRTGITAAALAVSLSAAVLSAPHALASPPAPPGKATTLEHLAALRVAAEGSSSGYDRDLFPHWSTVSGSCNTREIVLQRDGTNVQTDSSCAAISGSWYSPYDGATWTQASDVDIDHMVPLAEAWRSGASSWTTSRRESFANDRASSQLWAVTDNVNQSKGDQDPAEWIPSRTAFRCMYARSWTDVKYRYGLTVDAAEKQALSDLVNGYC, from the coding sequence GTGAAACGCACGGGGATCACCGCAGCCGCCCTCGCCGTCTCCCTGTCCGCCGCGGTGCTGAGCGCGCCGCACGCCCTCGCCTCACCGCCGGCCCCGCCCGGCAAGGCCACCACCCTCGAGCACCTGGCGGCGCTGCGCGTCGCCGCCGAGGGGTCCTCCAGCGGTTACGACCGCGATCTGTTCCCGCACTGGAGCACGGTGTCGGGCAGCTGCAACACCCGCGAGATCGTCCTCCAGAGGGACGGAACCAACGTCCAGACCGACTCCAGCTGCGCCGCGATCTCCGGATCGTGGTACAGCCCCTACGACGGCGCCACCTGGACCCAGGCGTCCGACGTCGACATCGACCACATGGTCCCGCTCGCCGAGGCATGGCGTTCGGGGGCCAGTTCCTGGACGACCTCCCGGCGGGAGTCGTTCGCCAACGACCGGGCCAGCTCGCAGCTGTGGGCGGTCACCGACAACGTCAACCAGTCCAAGGGCGACCAGGACCCGGCGGAGTGGATCCCCTCCCGCACCGCCTTCCGCTGCATGTACGCCCGCTCCTGGACCGATGTGAAGTACCGCTACGGCCTCACGGTCGACGCGGCCGAGAAGCAGGCGCTCAGCGACCTCGTCAACGGCTACTGCTGA
- a CDS encoding methyltransferase, with translation MARPRVLDFAYGYMPAQIVYAAAELRLADALAGGPRTSAELAGETGTHAPSLYRLLRALASMGVVAQREADLFELTSAGEVLRSDHPASVRGLIGLYCGPEVWRSWGDLTATVRSGEPAWDRLVGMSSFEFMAGDEELAATFNRAMAEHTREVAPGIVEAYDFGRFGTIADLGGGDGTLLAAILRAVPEARGVLVDLPAGLAGADRTLAEAGVAGRCEVVPGDFFESVPEGADAYLLKSVIHDWNDEKAAAVLRTCRKAMRPDARVILVEFVMPPVISPENAGNVMSDVNMMVVVDGRERTEREFRDLLERAGFRLTFITAAPTSSGYRVIEAAPAD, from the coding sequence ATGGCTCGACCACGGGTTCTGGATTTCGCCTACGGCTATATGCCGGCGCAGATCGTGTACGCCGCGGCGGAACTGCGGCTGGCCGACGCGCTGGCCGGCGGGCCCCGGACGAGCGCGGAACTGGCCGGGGAGACCGGGACGCACGCGCCGTCCCTCTACCGGCTGCTGCGCGCGCTCGCCTCCATGGGCGTCGTGGCCCAGCGGGAAGCCGACCTCTTCGAACTGACCTCGGCGGGGGAGGTCCTGAGGAGCGACCACCCCGCCTCGGTGCGGGGGCTGATCGGTCTCTACTGCGGGCCCGAGGTGTGGCGGTCATGGGGCGACCTGACCGCCACCGTGCGCAGCGGCGAACCCGCCTGGGACCGGCTCGTCGGGATGAGCTCGTTCGAGTTCATGGCGGGCGACGAGGAACTGGCGGCGACGTTCAACCGGGCCATGGCCGAGCACACGCGCGAGGTCGCCCCCGGGATCGTCGAGGCGTACGACTTCGGCCGGTTCGGCACCATCGCCGACCTCGGCGGGGGAGACGGCACCCTGCTGGCCGCGATCCTGCGGGCCGTTCCGGAGGCGCGGGGCGTCCTGGTGGACCTCCCCGCCGGTCTGGCCGGCGCCGACCGCACACTCGCCGAGGCGGGCGTGGCCGGCCGCTGCGAGGTGGTCCCGGGGGACTTCTTCGAGTCCGTTCCGGAAGGCGCCGACGCCTACCTGCTCAAGAGCGTGATCCACGACTGGAACGACGAGAAGGCCGCCGCCGTCCTGCGCACCTGCCGGAAGGCGATGCGCCCGGACGCCCGCGTGATCCTGGTGGAATTCGTCATGCCGCCGGTGATCAGCCCGGAGAACGCCGGGAACGTCATGAGCGACGTGAACATGATGGTCGTGGTGGACGGCAGGGAACGCACCGAAAGGGAATTCCGCGACCTGCTGGAGCGCGCCGGATTCCGGCTCACCTTCATCACCGCCGCGCCCACCTCCTCCGGTTACCGCGTGATCGAGGCGGCGCCCGCCGATTAG
- a CDS encoding SDR family NAD(P)-dependent oxidoreductase gives MSSLAGRVALVTGGGRGIGRAVALALAADGAAVAIAYRRDEQAAAATVAGLEAAAPDAAHRAYRASVDVLDDCRALAGRVEADYGRLDILVHSAGIASRGRGVADTDPAEPARLLAVHALGPHHLSQALLPLMRRSPRSDMIFMSSMITDRFPAYGAPYAMGKAAMEALAHTLAKEERGNGMHVNIVAPGLVDTDMGQRLIRATAGIEDIRDHDAASPYGHVCTPEEVAEVVRFLVSDGASYVTDQRVVVDGGTF, from the coding sequence ATGAGTTCTCTCGCCGGACGCGTCGCCCTGGTCACCGGGGGAGGCCGGGGCATCGGCCGCGCCGTGGCCCTGGCCCTGGCCGCCGACGGCGCCGCCGTGGCCATCGCCTACCGGCGCGACGAGCAGGCCGCCGCCGCGACCGTGGCCGGCCTGGAGGCCGCGGCGCCGGACGCCGCCCACCGCGCCTACCGGGCCTCGGTGGACGTTCTCGACGACTGCCGGGCCCTGGCCGGCCGCGTCGAGGCCGACTACGGGCGGCTGGACATCCTCGTGCACAGCGCGGGCATCGCCAGCCGCGGGCGCGGCGTGGCCGACACCGACCCCGCCGAGCCGGCCCGGCTGCTCGCGGTGCACGCGCTCGGCCCGCACCACCTCAGCCAGGCGCTGCTGCCCCTGATGCGGCGGTCCCCCCGCAGCGACATGATCTTCATGTCCAGCATGATCACAGACCGGTTCCCCGCCTACGGCGCCCCGTACGCGATGGGCAAGGCGGCGATGGAGGCCCTCGCGCACACCCTCGCCAAGGAGGAGCGCGGCAACGGCATGCACGTCAACATCGTCGCCCCGGGCCTGGTGGACACCGACATGGGCCAGCGCCTGATCAGGGCGACGGCGGGCATCGAGGACATCCGGGACCACGACGCCGCCTCCCCGTACGGGCACGTGTGCACGCCCGAGGAGGTCGCGGAGGTCGTGCGCTTCCTCGTCTCCGACGGCGCCTCCTACGTCACCGACCAGCGCGTGGTCGTCGACGGGGGCACGTTCTAG